In one Pirellulales bacterium genomic region, the following are encoded:
- a CDS encoding DUF6793 family protein, producing MPLFEVETESHIIITWAHDQDAAAAVVHDAYPSERVLRLTKRPRDTWVISKSALGIAGQVDVCHTARDCLSKAAGDKVHAIRLYMHETGSDLERARKVIESNMVMGW from the coding sequence ATGCCACTGTTCGAAGTGGAAACAGAGTCGCACATTATTATCACCTGGGCCCACGATCAAGACGCCGCCGCCGCCGTGGTTCACGACGCCTATCCCAGCGAACGGGTGCTGCGGCTGACCAAACGCCCCCGCGACACCTGGGTGATTTCCAAGAGTGCCCTGGGCATTGCCGGGCAAGTCGATGTTTGCCACACGGCACGCGACTGCCTCTCGAAGGCCGCCGGCGACAAAGTCCATGCCATTCGGCTTTACATGCACGAGACCGGTTCCGACCTGGAACGGGCGCGCAAAGTCATCGAATCGAACATGGTCATGGGCTGGTAG